Within the Ensifer adhaerens genome, the region TCTATCATTCCTGAAAATGAAGGGGCTGACGGTTTGTCTACGTGCGCTCAATGATAGAACGCCGCGCCAGGATGGCCAAAAGGCGAGCTACGGCCACAAAACGAGACCGGGAAATCGACAGCGGAACATGTTAAGCCCAGCCACAGGCCGTGCGGCAAAGCCGTCAGGAAGCGAGGCACTCCTCGCATATGCCGCAACCGTCCGCGTCCATTTTCGAAGCCGAACGCTTCTTCTGGCAACACTGGCATGTCATCATGTTTCGCGGTTGTTCTTTCTCGCGCTTGGGTGGAATGATTTCGATCTCGTGGTCGTTGATTGATTTTGTTGGCACGTAATTCATCTCGAGGCTCCATGTCGAGGATGGGACCAGAGATAGTATCGATGCAGATCGGTGCAAGATCCGGCGTGAAAGCCTGAAGCCGAAAGTCCTAACCTTAAGGAAATGCCGTCGAGAAAGGTCAAACCGTCAAGGGCAACCGTCTAGAATGTACCTTGCATGCGCGGTTCCCAATGTCGGAACCTAGTCGCCGGCGAAAACGGCGACCCGGACATTTTGGCGGCCTTGGATCGATTTTGGCATGAAGGCCGCGCGTTGATCCAAGCGTAAGGCTTGAAATGGCGCCGTGGCGCTGCATTTTCTCTTCAGATCGTCTGACGGACACTGGTGATGCCTTGGCCATTTGTTTTGACGGGTCTTGAGTACACGCAAGTGATGGAAAAGCCAGAGCAGCGATATTTCCACGTCGTGATATGCGCCTCGAACGCAATGGACAAACCCGTTCTGCTATTTGGCGACCTTGACGAGAGACAGCTCAAAAAACAGTTTCTCATTCCTTATCGAACAGGCGGCCGGCTCGCATTTGGGGCGAAATTTCTGAACGTGTCGGATCTTACAGCCGTCAAAATTTTAGAGACTGTCGAATGCAAGGAGAAAATCCTGAATGCACTGCAGGAAGACAGCTTGAGGGCGATTGACGAACACAATCAAAAATTCATGTGGACGCCAGTCGAGGCAGTTGCATTGGGCTGGGATGAGGAAGACATCATTTACGCCGATGCCGACGTAACACATCGCTACATTGATGGCCCTCCCGGGGCCCCTTCTCATCTGAGGCGCGTTCTTGGCAGTAGGGGCTTTAAGGTTGCGACAGGGACGCTTATCTTTCTAGCCGCCAGTGCATGGTTCGACCTGGGGTGAAAGGGTAACCAACCGTTGGCGCGGTTTGACGTGGCCCGTCAAATTGATCATCGCTCGTTGCGCTAGAAGATGCCGCAGCTTACTTTTTTTCTCGCTCCGTACGGCCGTTATTTGGCCCATGCCAAATGTTGGTCACCCGTTTCCTTCACCTCAGGGCTTTAGAACGACTTTGATGCATCCATCCTGCTTGTCGCGAAATGTCTTGTAGAGGGTAGGCCCCTCTTCGAGCGAGGCTCGATGAGTGATGATGAACGAGGGATCGATTTCACCCTTTTCGATGCGTTCCATCAACGTGGGGAGGTAGTGCTGGACGGGTGTTTGCGCCATTCGAAAGGTCAGGCCGCGATTGATGGCGGAACCCATCGGAATTTTGTCCAGAAAGCCGCCATAGACACCCACAATCGAGACGGTACCAAAGTTGCGGCAGCAATGGATCGCCTGACGAAGCACATGTGGCCGGTCCGTTCCCATGAACGTTGCTACCTTGATGCGATCAATACGGGAATCCCAACTGGCGGCCGGATCGGCCTCAGTGCCGACGGCATCGATGCAGGAATCTGCGCCGCGGCCGTTGGTCATTTCCATGATCCTGTCGTAAATGTCGTTGTCCATGAAGTCGACGATCACGGCACCAGATCGTTCGGCCATGGACAACCGTTCCGGGACGGTGTCGACGGCAATGACACGCCCCGCGCCGAGCATGAAGGCTGATCTGATTGCCATCTGGCCCACAGGGCCGCATCCCCAGACCGCGACGGTGTCGCTCGGCTTGATGTTGCAGAACTCGGCCGCCATATACCCGGTCGGAAACACATCCGATAGAAAGAGCACCTGCTCGTCCGTGAGGCTATCGGGCACCTTGATCGGTCCGACATCGGCATAAGGTATGCGCAGGTACTCCGCTTGGCCCCCGCTGTAGCCGCCCAGCAAATGAGTGTAGCCGAAAAGGCCGGCAGGCGAATTGCCCCAGAGCCTTTTGGCTTTCTCAGGATAAGGATTGCTTCGCTCACACCCCGAAAAGAACCCGCGCTGACAGAAAAAACACTCGCCGCAGGAAATCGTGAAGGGGACCACCACCCGGTCACCAATCTTAAGTTTCGTATGGCTTTTGCCGAGTTCCACGACCTCCCCCATGGTCTCGTGGCCCATGATGTCGCCCCTTTGCATGTCGGGCATTATCCCGTTGAATAGATGTAGATCCGAGCCGCAGATGGCGCACGCCGTCACTTTTATGATCGCGTCTCGGCCATCCTGGATTTCCGGGTCAGGAACGCTTTCGCACCGAATATCGTGTTTGCCGTGCCAGGTGAGCGCTTTCATCGCAGCCTCCAGAAATGGAAAACGACGCCTAACCACCAGGACGCGAAATCGATCCCATGCGAGCAAAGATCGGAACATGGGGAAGCCTCGGTGGTTTGTTGGTCCGCACGCCCAAATGGGCCACCTTACCCGCTCGAGGCAGCTATGACAGTGAACCAGAACAAGCCAAAGATTGAACCTTATGGCGGGCCTTGGGGTGGGGATCGGCCAAGTCGGTAGGCGACGAAAACCGGAAAGGCCAATTTTATTACCCCGGAGGCGCTATTTCCGGAGTTTTCGACGGCGGATGACGGCAAGCTTCTTCATCTTGCGACGTTGCGCTCTAACGACCAGTTCAACACAACAATCTACGGCTATAGCGATCGTTTTCGGGGCGTAGGGGGGACGCGGAAAGTCGTCTTCATGAATGAGGACGATATTGTCCGACTGGGGCTTGCCGCTGGAAATATTGTGACTGTCACGACTGCTATCGACACAAACCACACGCGCAGCGTCAGCGGGATGATCGTCGTGCCTTACGACATTCCGGCTGGCTGTTGCGCGGCCTATTACCCGGAAAGCAATCCGCTCTTCCCTCTGTCTCATCACGACCCGAAG harbors:
- a CDS encoding zinc-dependent alcohol dehydrogenase, with translation MKALTWHGKHDIRCESVPDPEIQDGRDAIIKVTACAICGSDLHLFNGIMPDMQRGDIMGHETMGEVVELGKSHTKLKIGDRVVVPFTISCGECFFCQRGFFSGCERSNPYPEKAKRLWGNSPAGLFGYTHLLGGYSGGQAEYLRIPYADVGPIKVPDSLTDEQVLFLSDVFPTGYMAAEFCNIKPSDTVAVWGCGPVGQMAIRSAFMLGAGRVIAVDTVPERLSMAERSGAVIVDFMDNDIYDRIMEMTNGRGADSCIDAVGTEADPAASWDSRIDRIKVATFMGTDRPHVLRQAIHCCRNFGTVSIVGVYGGFLDKIPMGSAINRGLTFRMAQTPVQHYLPTLMERIEKGEIDPSFIITHRASLEEGPTLYKTFRDKQDGCIKVVLKP